Proteins encoded together in one Triticum dicoccoides isolate Atlit2015 ecotype Zavitan chromosome 7B, WEW_v2.0, whole genome shotgun sequence window:
- the LOC119341288 gene encoding zinc finger protein 8-like — protein sequence MAAPHGTVLGGADSFSQLPLVRVAAQQPADSTIRLFGCDFSNDAVAAGDQLPKADAAAAAGEGETRKFECHYCCRNFPTSQALGGHQNAHKRERQHARRAHLEASLAAAYLPAGAHVYGALFGGYGHHQAAPMPPPQYPVWPGMYGSVARSAAYGGMTVPGMVWRPTPVGADAFGAAGRHDEATAAVAGTGEVPGKGGHNAVMSVVATLPSCLTGGSPTEIGRSEMMGQKEGVVSLDLCL from the coding sequence ATGGCCGCCCCGCATGGCACCGTGCTCGGGGGAGCCGACTCGTTCTCCCAGCTCCCGCTCGTCCGAGTCGCCGCCCAGCAGCCGGCCGACTCCACCATCCGCCTCTTCGGCTGCGACTTCTCCAACGACGCCGTCGCTGCCGGCGACCAGCTGCCCAAGGCGgacgccgcggcggcggccggggagGGGGAGACCCGCAAGTTCGAGTGCCACTACTGCTGCCGCAACTTCCCGACGTCGCAGGCGCTGGGAGGACACCAGAACGCGCACAAGCGGGAGCGGCAGCACGCGCGCCGGGCGCACCTCGaggcctccctcgccgccgcctacCTCCCGGCCGGCGCGCACGTCTACGGTGCCCTGTTCGGCGGCTATGGCCACCACCAGGCCGCTCCGATGCCGCCGCCGCAGTACCCGGTGTGGCCGGGGATGTACGGCAGCGTGGCGCGGTCCGCGGCATACGGCGGCATGACCGTGCCGGGGATGGTGTGGAGGCCGACGCCAGTGGGTGCTGATGCTTTTGGTGCCGCCGGCCGGCACGATGAAGCGACGGCGGCCGTTGCTGGCACCGGAGAGGTGCCTGGTAAGGGTGGGCACAATGCGGTGATGAGCGTGGTGGCGACGCTGCCGTCGTGCCTCACCGGCGGGTCGCCCACGGAGATCGGTAGGTCCGAAATGATGGGGCAGAAGGAGGGCGTTGTAAGCTTGGACCTCTGTCTGTAG